The stretch of DNA ATTGTTTTACAACTGGGTTGGGTAAGTTGTAATCGACATATTTTAATCGGGTGATCAGACACGTTTTGTACGAGGACCGGCTTTTGGATTTGAACTTGATGGGCATAGGCAAGTTGCGGATGTCGCCTATTTTCCAAATGTGTTCTACGCGCTAAAGTTTTTGTATGAGTTGAATGCTGGTTGTGGATAAGGGGATTCAAAGGGAAGGCCCGTGAAGCCTCGGCTTTGGAGTGGGAGTCATGGCCGGAAATTTTGACGCAGAGGATCGTGCAAGTTGGTACTGGGGAAGATTAAGTAGACAGGAGGCAGTTTCACTTTTACAAGGACAGAGACACGGAGTGTTTTTGGTGAGAGACTCCATTACAAGCCCTGGCGACTACGTCCTGTCTGTTTCAGAGAATTCCAAAGTCTCGCATTACATAATCAACAGCATCAGCAACAACCGGCAGTCTGGCTCAGGTAAGAGAGACATGGTTTGGGGCTGCAGAATAAAGGAACCTTCAGGATATACGTTCTTGTATGACTTCAATGCAACCAGATGCACTATAACGCATGCAACCCAATAAAGATTCATCCAGCAAGCCACTCCACGTTCATTTGGCTTTATTTGGAAAATAATGTAAGATTAACTTCCTACAAGTGAATCAACCAAACAGTGACATTTTGGTTCAACCAAAAGTCAAATATATAGTCCGCTGCCTTTTTAATGGGCCAGAAATGTGGTAATTCACACGGCAGTTAATAAAGCCTAATACCTTTGGCCAGTGATTGTTTTCGGTTGTTCTTTCCTTTTCTACTCATCCCTCTttccccaccctcctctcccagGCCAGGCGCCTCCACGGTTCCGCATAGGGGACCAGGAGTTCGACGCCCTCCACTCCCTGCTGGAGTTCTACAAGATCCACTACCTGGACACCACCACTCTGATAGAGCCCATCAACAAGGCCAAACACTCTCCCTTGGTCAGCGTCAACGCAGGTGCTGGAGGCCCGCCGCAGCGGCAGGAAGACGAGATGGTCCGTGCCCTCTTCGACTTCCCAGGCAACGATGATGAAGATCTGCCTTTCAAAAAGGGTGACATCCTGCGGGTCCTGGAGAAGCCTGAGGAGCAGTGGTGGAATGCCAAGAATTTAGAGGGGCGTGCCGGGATGATCCCTGTGCCCTACGTGGAGAAGTACCGACCGGCCTCTCCCACCTCGGGGGGCCTTGGGACAGGGGGTCCAGGTGGGGTGGGCTCGGTAGACGGCTCAAGTGTTCAGGGCCCTCCTCTGCTAGACCCGAGCCAGTACGCCCAGCCCACACCTCTGCCCAACCTGCAGAACGGACCCGTCTTTGCCAGGGCCATCCAGAAGAGGGTGCCCAATGCCTACGACAAGACCGCCCTTGCCTTAGAGGTACCTACCTAGCTGTGCTCTCTCATTTTCCCTTTATTCATCATCCCTCTCTCAGATTCTTTGATCCTCCTCATTTTGTCATGGATTTTCCTTTATCCTCAGCCTTCAGTGAAGCTAA from Oncorhynchus kisutch isolate 150728-3 linkage group LG15, Okis_V2, whole genome shotgun sequence encodes:
- the LOC109905503 gene encoding adapter molecule crk, with the translated sequence MAGNFDAEDRASWYWGRLSRQEAVSLLQGQRHGVFLVRDSITSPGDYVLSVSENSKVSHYIINSISNNRQSGSGQAPPRFRIGDQEFDALHSLLEFYKIHYLDTTTLIEPINKAKHSPLVSVNAGAGGPPQRQEDEMVRALFDFPGNDDEDLPFKKGDILRVLEKPEEQWWNAKNLEGRAGMIPVPYVEKYRPASPTSGGLGTGGPGGVGSVDGSSVQGPPLLDPSQYAQPTPLPNLQNGPVFARAIQKRVPNAYDKTALALEVGDMVKVTKINVNGQWEGECKGKRGHFPFTHVKLLDHNNPEDDVS